From the Dermochelys coriacea isolate rDerCor1 chromosome 26, rDerCor1.pri.v4, whole genome shotgun sequence genome, one window contains:
- the DUSP11 gene encoding RNA/RNP complex-1-interacting phosphatase, which yields MSGNGKTRLPDRWTDYLPLGQRMPGTRFIAFKVPLKKSFEWRLAPKDRFSPFDLLKKIREQKEELGMIIDLTYTTRYYGPEELPKTLCYSKILTVGHEVPDNETIFKFKCAVKEFLWENRDNDKLIGVHCTHGLNRTGYLVCRYLIDVEGMEPNVAIELFNRSRGHSIERKNYIEDLQKGPIRMNHAADGLAFDLIKGQSSMAPNLDFQVAGHHLYSEQLPLADSRLFPSWQGKGGKREQRALYPVRNFHGVYDNGRSAYFKECVPTANLAQQTPPYNLGPVNYPIPLPYNKQYNGYNGRYFPVQNPYRIRQETYKMKTSRRHKRNHYTN from the exons ATGTCGGGGAACGGCAAGACCCGCCTGCCGGACAG ATGGACAGACTATCTCCCGCTTGGACAAAGAATGCCGGGTACTAGGTTCATCGCTTTCAAAGTTCCTTTAAAAAAG AGTTTTGAATGGAGACTTGCCCCAAAAGACAGATTTTCTCCTTTTGACCTCCTTAAGAAAATTAGAGAACAGAAAGAAGAACTTGGCATGATCATTGATCTAACATACACAACGCGCTATTATGGACCAGAG GAGCTACCAAAGACACTCTGCTACTCCAAGATCTTGACGGTTGGACATGAAGTACCAGataatgaaacaatttttaaatttaaatgtgccGTGAAAGAGTTTTTATGGGAGAACAGAGATAATG ATAAACTCATTGGAGTTCACTGCACACATGGCTTAAACAGAACTGGTTACCTTGTTTGTAG GTACCTAATTGATGTTGAAGGCATGGAACCAAATGTCGCTATAGAGT TGTTCAACAGGTCGCGAGGGCATTCTATAGAAAGGAAGAACTATATTGAGGACCTTCAGAAGGGCCCCATCAGAAT GAACCATGCTGCAGATGGACTAGCATTTGATTTGATCAAAGGACAAAGCAGCATGGCACCAAATTTGGATTTCCAAGTAGCTGGACATCATCTGTATTCAGAACAGCTCCCCCTGGCAGACAGCAG GCTCTTCCCTTCTTGGCaaggaaagggaggaaaaagagaACAAAG AGCCCTGTACCCTGTCAGGAATTTCCACGGAGTTTACGACAATGGGAGATCTGCTTATTTCAAGGAGTGTGTCCCTACAGCCAACCTGGCTCAGCAAACACCCCCTTACAACTTGGGACCTGTCAACTACCCCATTCCCCTACCTTATAACAAACAGTATAATGGTTACAATGGACGATACTTTCCAGTGCAAAATCCTTACCGTATACGCCAGGAAACGTATAAAATGAAAACATCTAGAAGACACAAAAGGAATCACTATACAAATTGA
- the C26H2orf78 gene encoding LOW QUALITY PROTEIN: uncharacterized protein C2orf78 homolog (The sequence of the model RefSeq protein was modified relative to this genomic sequence to represent the inferred CDS: substituted 3 bases at 3 genomic stop codons), producing MYXVLERWKGERXXDNGVERGETARMRRGGKRPYGFGDHQERGEDKRKNRVQERQRRRQRAQSPRHHASWQTERRDLPSRKSIKRWQEIWGSSAQPSHENYKSLSSEDPDPDHLSFPEVTDSLSMGGGLQNSRPSVPATSSAWLIPSGSSQPIQANLGNTNAFTYQPSETGLWPEVRGTSAQIQVSSSAAPYPTVYEWGVKGHSYGTAAISAHFPVTLVAQEVPSPAPSAPPQFNNTTRVSPMGHLYGHIQPPANACLMQLQPPTTSVQAHQSQGRGQQVPLQDWRGAYLYNRDMRGQESGEMGSIVQRGRIIKVPANTQSEMVLVLKAIQPMGTRPSSSASLYYPVSAQARDSQAIDPGFKEADPLPGTLHEPKTFCLPPGSAQQGGGVKAISPEMLPEALDGSQMPQGSQGPPLFPLEIPDINQLMACIESVQATNSLSHSDRPIDPRQVTGSDSLQEMPLGKHVSQENVAGKNIIKPPLATESQDGASHPAPGKGKSPRKASKQAEPSTLPAATPPVGSDKPSAERGPELADPQKLEANRSEMPVATEPAQPSEEDQATGAKRLEDEKETASGDHLPDDLWEGNLENRHPAKNTTDTRTVTALGDGREIPCADSKQRTTDLKRQPSRKLEDQADVSKPEERQHKRLSSSGNDKGKSTHQGRGKLKPEDKQPGSQEGGKIFQPEREPFKMPRSHLGLHMLESIQVFHPLGKKLIPLGPARGAPALQSNKAEGSSSSAWPMPLLGLKRAPGPPEDPKSTCCGRRDGQWEVTGKLYRAPGNTRPVALASPRRVALKQGSSRAPPTKSSFGKDLPLPHERTPLPSLSSTPTWRPGGGTQPPPTILKNRPLQELEVSLPIPPEQRGERDAMKRRAQKERELAAQYTALGKRQFFVERERDLTIAEEFGYI from the exons ATGTACTAGGTGCTGGAGAgatggaagggagagagatgatGAGACAAtggggtggagagaggggagaCGGCTAGGATGAGAAGAGGAGGGAAGAGACCATATGGGTTTGGAGATCACCAGGAGAGAGGAGAAGACAAGAGAAAGAACAGAGTGCAGGAGAGGCAGAGAAGGAGACAAAGAGCCCAGTCCCCCAGACACCATGCCTCTTGGCAGACAGAGAGAAGGGATTTACCTTCCAGGAAAAGCATCAAGAGGTGGCAGGAGATATGGGGAAGCTCAGCTCAACCCAGCCACG AGAACTACAAATCTCTATCCTCAGAAGACCCAGACCCTGATCATCTAAGCTTCCCCGAAGTGACTGACAGCCTTTCAATGGGAGGAGGCCTTCAGAACTCCAGGCCATCTGTACCAGCTACCAGCTCAGCTTGGCTCATACCTTCTGGCTCAAGCCAGCCCATTCAAGCTAACCTAGGAAACACCAATGCTTTTACATATCAGCCTTCAGAAACAGGACTATGGCCAGAGGTACGTGGCACTAGTGCACAGATACAGGTCTCCAGTTCAGCTGCTCCATACCCCACTGTCTATGAATGGGGAGTGAAGGGTCATTCCTATGGGACTGCGGCAATCTCTGCACACTTCCCTGTAACACTCGTAGCCCAGGaagtccccagccctgctccttctgCACCACCTCAGTTTAACAACACCACCAGAGTCAGCCCCATGGGCCACCTGTACGGGCATATTCAGCCTCCCGCAAATGCCTGCCTCATGCAGCTGCAGCCCCCGACTACGTCAGTGCAGGCTCATCAAAGCCAAGGCCGTGGCCAGCAAGTTCCTTTGCAGGACTGGAGAGGAGCCTACCTTTACAACCGTGACATGAGGGGTCAGGAGTCAGGAGAGATGGGCTCCATCGTGCAAAGAGGCAGGATCATTAAAGTGCCAGCAAACACCCAAAGTGAAATGGTTCTGGTCCTGAAAGCCATCCAGCCAATGGGCACCCGCCCATCCTCTTCGGCCAGTTTGTACTATCCAGTTTCAGCCCAGGCCAGGGATTCCCAGGCCATCGATCCAGGGTTCAAAG AGGCGGACCCTTTGCCTGGAACGCTGCATGAGCCCAAGACCTTCTGCCTACCACCAGGCTCAGCTCAGCAGGGAGGCGGAGTGAAAGCCATCAGCCCAGAGATGCTTCCTGAGGCCCTGGATGGGTCTCAGATGCCTCAGGGATCACAAGGGCCACCACTGTTCCCCTTAGAAATCCCTGATATTAACCAGCTAATGGCCTGCATTGAGTCTGTTCAGGCAACTAACTCCCTGTCACACAGTGACAGGCCCATTGATCCCAGGCAGGTGACAGGAAGCGATTCCCTCCAAGAGATGCCTCTAGGGAAACACGTTTCTCAGGAGAATGTCGCGGGAAAGAATATCATCAAACCTCCACTCGCCACTGAATCCCAGGATGGAGCCTCGCATCCTGCACCTGGGAAGGGCAAATCGCCCAGGAAAGCTTCAAAGCAGGCAGAACCCTCGACACTTCCTGCCGCTACGCCCCCAGTGGGGTCTGACAAGCCTTCTGCTGAGCGGGGACCCGAACTCGCTGATCCCCAGAAATTAGAAGCAAATCGTTCTGAGATGCCAGTAGCTACTGAACCAGCCCAGCCCTCTGAAGAGGACCAAGCAACGGGCGCTAAGAGGCTCGAAGATGAGAAGGAGACAGCGTCAGGGGATCATCTCCCTGATGATCTGTGGGAAGGGAATCTGGAGAACCGTCACCCTGCAAAGAACACCACTGACACCAGAACTGTAACCGCCTTAGGGGATGGGCGAGAGATTCCATGCGCTGACTCGAAACAGAGGACAACTGACCTCAAGAGGCAGCCTTCGAGGAAACTGGAAGACCAGGCAGATGTTTCTAAGCCTGAAGAGCGGCAGCACAAAAGACTAAGCAGCTCAGGGAATGATAAGGGGAAAAGTACGCATCAGGGCAGGGGGAAATTAAAACCGGAGGATAAACAACCTGGAAGTCAAGAGGGTGGGAAAATCTTCCAGCCAGAACGAGAGCCTTTTAAAATGCCCCGGAGCCACCTGGGGCTACACATGCTGGAGTCTATCCAGGTTTTCCACCCGTTGGGAAAGAAACTGATTCCACTGGGCCCTGCTCGAGGAGCTCCAGCTCTGCAGTCCAACAAGGCTGAAGGAAGCTCTTCCAGTGCCTGGCCAATGCCACTGCTGGGTCTCAAAAGAGCCCCGGGGCCTCCTGAAGACCCAAAGTCAACCTGTTGTGGTAGGAGGGATGGACAATGGGAAGTCACTGGCAAACTCTATCGTGCCCCAGGAAATACAAGGCCAGTTGCTTTAGCATCACCTAGACGCGTCGCTCTGAAGCAAGGCAGCAGCCGAGCACCTCCCACCAAGTCCTCCTTTGGGAAGGACCTGCCTCTGCCCCACGAGCGCACTCCTCTCCCTTCTCTCAGCTCCACGCCCACCTGGCGTCCCGGAGGGGGAACGCAGCCCCCTCCAACCATCCTAAAGAACCGGCCCCTCCAGGAGCTGGAAGTGTCGCTGCCCATCCCCCCGGAGCAGAGAGGGGAGCGGGATGCAATGAAGAGGCGGGCGCAGAAGGAGAGGGAGCTCGCTGCCCAGTATACAGCCCTGGGGAAGAGACAATTTTttgtggaaagagagagagacctgacGATAGCAGAGGAGTTTGGCTACATCTGA